From Drosophila suzukii chromosome 2R, CBGP_Dsuzu_IsoJpt1.0, whole genome shotgun sequence, a single genomic window includes:
- the dap gene encoding cyclin-dependent kinase inhibitor 1 — MVSARVLNPVMLSEFCKMSSSPAVSRNLPCGRQLNRIKRDLFGTTKSAEGSANKTPFNAELERHQELATQKWGFDFRAGCPLAEKSSFIWERVSFQESSFAPEMYTLTRAAHVRPSADSSPSDMDVLVNERSERENFGSNLVNSSLESNTDNDSCYDSQDESLTTRFSSSNLASTSSIVLRKRQPKITEFMKERKRLAQAPKKLSPAKRLRTSSPSSSASSSSSGGFGLGTHFGAMLKRPRHN; from the exons ATGGtcagtgcccgagtcctgaacCCCGTGATGCTGAGTGAGTTCTGCAAGATGAGCAGCAGTCCAGCGGTGAGTCGCAATTTGCCCTGCGGTCGCCAGTTGAATCGCATCAAGCGTGACCTTTTCGGCACCACCAAATCCGCCGAGGGTTCAGCCAACAAGAC ACCGTTCAACGCCGAACTGGAGCGCCACCAGGAGTTGGCCACGCAAAAGTGGGGCTTCGACTTCCGCGCCGGTTGCCCTTTGGCCGAGAAATCCTCCTTTATCTGGGAACGCGTCAGCTTCCAGGAGTCTAGCTTTGCCCCGGAGATGTACACCCTCACCCGGGCCGCCCACGTTCGACCCTCCGCTGATAGCAGTCCCAGTGACATGGATGTTCTGGTCAACGAGCGCTCCGAGCGCGAGAACTTCGGCTCCAACCTGGTCAACTCCTCGCTGGAGTCGAACACGGATAATGACTCCTGCTACGACTCACAGGACGAGTCGCTCACAACGCGATTCAGCTCCTCCAACTTGGCCAGCACCTCCTCGATCGTCCTGCGCAAGCGACAGCCCAAAATCACAG AGTTCATGAAGGAGCGCAAGCGTTTGGCCCAGGCACCCAAGAAACTATCGCCCGCAAAGCGTCTGCGCACCAGTTCTCCCAGCTCATCCGCCAGCTCGAGCTCCAGCGGAGGATTCGGATTGGGGACGCACTTCGGGGCGATGCTGAAGCGCCCGCGCCACAACTAA
- the sqa gene encoding uncharacterized protein sqa isoform X1, translating into MIYIDDSEPEGVLEPAFPMRDVTINRNVDAHKLYDVLGEVGRGKFGTVYKCRDKANGLQLAAKFVPIPKREDKRNVEREVEIMNSLQHHLIIQLYAAYEYQKMMCVVLELIEGGELFDRVVDDEFVLTERVCRVFIRQVCEAMAFIHGNGIVHLDLKPENILVLTQKGNRIKIIDFGLARKFDPDKRLRVLFGTPEFVAPEVVNFDCISYGTDMWSVGVICYVLISGLSPFMGENDIETMSNVTIAKYDFEDECFNGISPECLDFIAKLLAKDLSTRMTAAECMKHKWLQQRPSTAAAATPITKAASMASKSRLKSVSPVTAPSESSEDSSATIEDEDDEDAESQAGQAKQEELQQDEELAKLCSAADLENKELDATKDNLKNFIVRWETHPNSPYVFDVEGNVIAPLGESYPNPRRPHGQDSLSSSRVCSPSPCESIDTMTDDERGEDADLPEEDEVRSAGFESPHSVATPINESREKLFPTVATSSPGTPTPQHLFNENFDEFSGSQSTAQQQRSMKSYLHTFDRRNSDTTYLLGRRSSGERVNLAEEIRKLSDHLLMLAEINTKLGDANNNGSSSSGSAPNPPAPAAAAAPPAAAPPAAAAPAATATPAATAAPSGSTSSKTSEISQDGNRWTSKSTSSSSWNRPTAKGGLLSQASSTSQSQSSYDDGQGKAKISSLSVRLQQSIEETPKLSNGNSSSSKSVVQSQRSSTVQTMSSSNAKSISSQHVQRTSTTSSSKVFSSTASSTASTSNQIFSSASNPISTSSSHESASSRRAKFRINQMSRDVPVGLPDTHQTVNLEEAANTTKDCLLHLLEKYNETRIRNPMGRHQSISVDWHVSDNLEYRSMSSINAFFQRHNHNGGGHNVRHIQAQLEEKAAGK; encoded by the exons TTTTGGAACCGGCGTTTCCTATGCGCGATGTGACCATAAATCGCAACGTGGATGCCCATAAACTTTACGATGTGCTGGGCGAGGTGGGGCG CGGAAAATTCGGGACGGTGTACAAGTGCAGGGACAAGGCGAATGGCCTTCAGCTGGCGGCCAAGTTTGTACCGATTCCAAAACGCGAGGACAAGCGGAATGTGGAGCGGGAGGTGGAGATTATGAATTCATTGCAGCATCACCTCATTATACAATTGTACGCGGCATACGAATATCAGAAAATGATGTGCGTCGTCCTGGAACT CATTGAAGGTGGCGAGCTTTTTGATCGAGTGGTGGACGATGAATTCGTCCTCACCGAAAGAGTCTGCCGGGTCTTTATTCGCCAGGTGTGTGAGGCCATGGCCTTTATCCATGGCAATGGCATAGTCCATCTGGATCTGAAGCCCGAAAACATTCTGGTACTCACACAAAAGGGCAATCGCATTAAGATCATTGACTTCGGACTAGCACGTAAATTTGATCCAGACAAGCGTCTCAGG GTCCTCTTCGGCACACCAGAGTTTGTGGCGCCAGAAGTGGTTAACTTCGACTGCATATCCTATGGAACAGATATGTGGAGTGTCGGCGTTATATGCTATGTGCT CATCTCAGGACTGTCGCCTTTCATGGGCGAGAACGACATTGAAACAATGTCAAATGTAACCATTGCGAAATACGATTTCGAGGATGAATGCTTTAATGGCATATCCCCCGAGTGTCTGGATTTCATAGCCAAGTTGCTGGCCAAGGACCTGAG CACCCGGATGACAGCCGCCGAGTGCATGAAGCACAAATGGCTCCAGCAGCGGCCATCCACCGCCGCCGCAGCCACGCCCATCACAAAGGCCGCCTCCATGGCGTCCAAGTCGCGCCTGAAGTCCGTGTCTCCGGTGACGGCTCCCTCGGAGTCCTCCGAGGACTCCTCGGCAACCAtcgaggacgaggacgacgaGGATGCGGAGTCGCAGGCGGGGCAAGCGAAGCAGGAGGAGCTCCAGCAGGACGAGGAGCTGGCCAAGCTCTGCAGCGCCGCTGATCTGGAG AACAAGGAGCTGGATGCCACGAAGGACAACCTGAAGAACTTCATCGTGCGCTGGGAGACGCATCCGAACAGTCCGTACGTGTTCGACGTGGAGGGCAATGTGATAGCGCCGCTGGGCGAGAGCTACCCGAATCCCCGGAGGCCCCACGGCCAGGACAGCCTCTCCTCCTCTAGAG TTTGTTCGCCTTCACCCTGCGAATCGATTGACACCATGACGGATGACGAACGAGGCGAGGACGCCGATCTGCCGGAGGAGGATGAAGTCCGCAGTGCGGGCTTCGAGAGTCCCCACTCGGTGGCCACGCCCATCAACGAATCCCGGGAGAAGCTGTTCCCCACGGTGGCCACCTCCAGTCCGGGCACGCCCACGCCGCAGCACCTGTTCAACGAGAACTTCGACGAGTTCTCCGGCAGCCAATCCACTGCCCAGCAGCAGCGGAGTATGAAGAGCTATCTGCACACCTTCGACCGCAGGAACTCGGATACCACCTACCTCCTGGGTCGTCGGAGTTCCGGGGAGCGTGTGAACCTGGCGGAAGAGATCCGGAAGCTGTCCGATCACCTGCTGATGCTGGCCGAGATCAACACCAAGCTGGGGGATGCCAACAATAATGGCAGTAGCAGTAGTGGATCAGCTCCTAatcctcctgctcctgctgcggctgctgctcctccagctgctgctcctccagctgctgctgctcctgcagCTACTGCTACTCCTGCAGCTACTGCTGCTCCTTCTGGCAGTACCTCTAGCAAAACCTCCGAGATCAGCCAGGATGGCAATAGGTGGACCAGCAAAAGCACCTCCAGCAGCAGCTGGAATCGTCCCACGGCGAAGGGAGGACTCCTCAGCCAGGCCAGCAGCACTTCCCAGAGCCAAAGCAGCTACGATGATGGCCAGGGCAAGGCCAAGATCAGTTCGCTTTCCGTAAGACTTCAGCAGTCCATCGAGGAAACACCAAAGTTAAGCAATGGCAACAGCTCATCCAGCAAATCCGTGGTGCAGTCCCAGCGCTCATCCACGGTGCAAACGATGAGCAGTTCCAATGCCAAGAGCATCTCCAGCCAGCATGTACAAAGAACCAGCACCACCAGCTCCTCGAAGGTGTTCTCCAGCACCGCCAGCAGTACCGCCAGCACCAGCAACCAAATCTTCTCCAGCGCCAGCAACCCAATCTCCACCAGCTCCAGCCACGAATCGGCCAGCAGTCGTCGGGCCAAGTTCCGGATAAACCAAATGAGTCGGGATGTGCCCGTGGGACTGCCGGACACCCACCAAACCGTGAATCTGGAGGAGGCGGCCAACACCACCAAGGACTGCCTGCTGCATCTGCTGGAGAAGTACAACGAGACGCGCATCCGCAATCCCATGGGTCGTCACCAGAGCATCAGCGTCGACTGGCATGTCAGCGATAACCTGGAGTACCGCTCCATGAGCTCCATCAATGCCTTCTTCCAGCGGCACAACCACAACGGCGGTGGCCACAACGTCCGGCACATCCAGGCCCAGTTGGAGGAGAAAGCGGCGGGGAAGTAG
- the sqa gene encoding uncharacterized protein sqa isoform X2, translated as MTDDERGEDADLPEEDEVRSAGFESPHSVATPINESREKLFPTVATSSPGTPTPQHLFNENFDEFSGSQSTAQQQRSMKSYLHTFDRRNSDTTYLLGRRSSGERVNLAEEIRKLSDHLLMLAEINTKLGDANNNGSSSSGSAPNPPAPAAAAAPPAAAPPAAAAPAATATPAATAAPSGSTSSKTSEISQDGNRWTSKSTSSSSWNRPTAKGGLLSQASSTSQSQSSYDDGQGKAKISSLSVRLQQSIEETPKLSNGNSSSSKSVVQSQRSSTVQTMSSSNAKSISSQHVQRTSTTSSSKVFSSTASSTASTSNQIFSSASNPISTSSSHESASSRRAKFRINQMSRDVPVGLPDTHQTVNLEEAANTTKDCLLHLLEKYNETRIRNPMGRHQSISVDWHVSDNLEYRSMSSINAFFQRHNHNGGGHNVRHIQAQLEEKAAGK; from the coding sequence ATGACGGATGACGAACGAGGCGAGGACGCCGATCTGCCGGAGGAGGATGAAGTCCGCAGTGCGGGCTTCGAGAGTCCCCACTCGGTGGCCACGCCCATCAACGAATCCCGGGAGAAGCTGTTCCCCACGGTGGCCACCTCCAGTCCGGGCACGCCCACGCCGCAGCACCTGTTCAACGAGAACTTCGACGAGTTCTCCGGCAGCCAATCCACTGCCCAGCAGCAGCGGAGTATGAAGAGCTATCTGCACACCTTCGACCGCAGGAACTCGGATACCACCTACCTCCTGGGTCGTCGGAGTTCCGGGGAGCGTGTGAACCTGGCGGAAGAGATCCGGAAGCTGTCCGATCACCTGCTGATGCTGGCCGAGATCAACACCAAGCTGGGGGATGCCAACAATAATGGCAGTAGCAGTAGTGGATCAGCTCCTAatcctcctgctcctgctgcggctgctgctcctccagctgctgctcctccagctgctgctgctcctgcagCTACTGCTACTCCTGCAGCTACTGCTGCTCCTTCTGGCAGTACCTCTAGCAAAACCTCCGAGATCAGCCAGGATGGCAATAGGTGGACCAGCAAAAGCACCTCCAGCAGCAGCTGGAATCGTCCCACGGCGAAGGGAGGACTCCTCAGCCAGGCCAGCAGCACTTCCCAGAGCCAAAGCAGCTACGATGATGGCCAGGGCAAGGCCAAGATCAGTTCGCTTTCCGTAAGACTTCAGCAGTCCATCGAGGAAACACCAAAGTTAAGCAATGGCAACAGCTCATCCAGCAAATCCGTGGTGCAGTCCCAGCGCTCATCCACGGTGCAAACGATGAGCAGTTCCAATGCCAAGAGCATCTCCAGCCAGCATGTACAAAGAACCAGCACCACCAGCTCCTCGAAGGTGTTCTCCAGCACCGCCAGCAGTACCGCCAGCACCAGCAACCAAATCTTCTCCAGCGCCAGCAACCCAATCTCCACCAGCTCCAGCCACGAATCGGCCAGCAGTCGTCGGGCCAAGTTCCGGATAAACCAAATGAGTCGGGATGTGCCCGTGGGACTGCCGGACACCCACCAAACCGTGAATCTGGAGGAGGCGGCCAACACCACCAAGGACTGCCTGCTGCATCTGCTGGAGAAGTACAACGAGACGCGCATCCGCAATCCCATGGGTCGTCACCAGAGCATCAGCGTCGACTGGCATGTCAGCGATAACCTGGAGTACCGCTCCATGAGCTCCATCAATGCCTTCTTCCAGCGGCACAACCACAACGGCGGTGGCCACAACGTCCGGCACATCCAGGCCCAGTTGGAGGAGAAAGCGGCGGGGAAGTAG